A single genomic interval of Streptomyces sp. BA2 harbors:
- a CDS encoding thiamine pyrophosphate-binding protein, whose protein sequence is MRNQFRVVDFIVDFLCRQDVGHVFGVGGANIEDLYDAMRHAESGPLGVVAKHEFSAATMADGYHRASQRIPVIAATSGAGAMNLVPGIAELRASFVPALVLIGQPPTSLDGHGSFQETSGLAGSIDAERLFGEIAVHCVRVDDPESITESLPRALAAAMDPAAPGPAVLLLPKDVQQAVLPAWDAPGPPELAASALSSAAERDRAVGLLRSAVERQGVVVVAGEAVARADARPQLARLVEALGARVAVAPDAKDVFDDRDPRHLGIAGVIGTADVQEALEQASAVVLAGTRLPQMAGAGLHDHLKGSPVVCLDPRPPFLEPHEDLVRLTGPLADEMTVLTEELTAEKELMARKESMARNAPDETPGAARQELRAPAAGAAPPPPDLSPPGPLDMRTAATVVGAALPAGATVVSDAGNTGATVIHHVGVPVDGRFIVAMGMGGMGHSFGAGIGAAFATGRRTCVFAGDGAFFMHGMEVHTAVEHQLPVTFVIFNNNSHGMCHTREQLFFSGDYTYNLFRPARIGEGAAAMFPGLDAVTATTADELRTALARAEATGSPSLICVETDPTEMPPFRPFQQHAMAVGKSRPINQGVVPG, encoded by the coding sequence ATGAGAAACCAATTCCGCGTGGTCGACTTCATCGTCGACTTTCTTTGCCGGCAGGACGTCGGGCATGTATTCGGCGTCGGTGGCGCCAATATCGAAGACCTCTACGACGCGATGCGCCACGCGGAGTCCGGCCCGCTCGGCGTGGTCGCCAAGCACGAGTTCTCGGCCGCCACCATGGCGGACGGATATCACCGCGCCTCCCAGCGCATACCGGTGATAGCCGCCACCTCGGGCGCCGGGGCCATGAACCTGGTCCCCGGGATCGCCGAACTCAGGGCCTCCTTCGTGCCCGCCCTCGTCCTGATCGGGCAGCCGCCCACCTCACTGGACGGGCACGGTTCCTTCCAGGAGACCAGCGGGCTCGCCGGGTCCATCGACGCGGAGCGCCTCTTCGGCGAGATCGCCGTGCACTGCGTACGCGTCGATGACCCGGAGTCCATCACCGAGTCGCTGCCGCGTGCCCTAGCGGCGGCGATGGACCCGGCGGCTCCGGGCCCCGCCGTGCTCCTGCTGCCCAAGGACGTGCAGCAGGCCGTGCTTCCCGCCTGGGACGCTCCGGGTCCGCCCGAGCTCGCCGCATCCGCGCTGTCCTCCGCCGCCGAACGCGACCGGGCCGTCGGCCTGTTGCGCTCGGCCGTCGAGCGGCAGGGCGTGGTGGTGGTCGCGGGTGAGGCGGTGGCCAGGGCGGACGCGCGGCCGCAGCTCGCCCGGCTCGTCGAGGCGCTGGGGGCGCGGGTCGCCGTGGCCCCGGACGCCAAGGACGTCTTCGACGACCGCGATCCGCGTCATCTGGGCATCGCCGGGGTGATCGGCACCGCGGACGTGCAGGAAGCCCTGGAGCAGGCGTCGGCCGTGGTGCTCGCCGGCACCCGGCTGCCGCAGATGGCGGGGGCCGGACTGCACGACCACCTCAAGGGCTCACCGGTGGTCTGCCTCGACCCGCGGCCGCCGTTCCTGGAGCCGCACGAGGATCTGGTGCGCCTCACCGGGCCGCTGGCCGACGAAATGACCGTACTGACCGAGGAGTTGACGGCCGAAAAGGAGTTGATGGCCAGAAAGGAGTCGATGGCCAGGAACGCACCGGACGAGACACCGGGAGCCGCCCGGCAGGAGCTCCGCGCCCCCGCGGCCGGGGCGGCGCCACCGCCCCCTGACCTCTCGCCACCGGGCCCGCTGGACATGCGTACCGCCGCGACCGTCGTCGGCGCCGCGCTGCCCGCGGGGGCCACCGTGGTGAGCGACGCGGGCAATACCGGCGCCACCGTGATCCACCACGTCGGCGTGCCCGTCGACGGCCGGTTCATCGTCGCCATGGGCATGGGCGGCATGGGCCACAGCTTCGGGGCCGGCATCGGCGCCGCGTTCGCGACCGGCAGGCGCACCTGCGTGTTCGCCGGTGACGGGGCGTTCTTCATGCACGGCATGGAGGTGCACACTGCGGTCGAGCACCAACTGCCCGTCACCTTCGTGATCTTCAACAACAACTCCCACGGCATGTGCCACACCCGTGAGCAGCTGTTCTTCTCCGGCGACTACACCTACAACCTCTTCCGCCCGGCCCGGATCGGCGAAGGCGCCGCCGCGATGTTTCCCGGCCTCGACGCGGTGACCGCCACGACCGCCGACGAGCTGCGCACCGCGCTCGCCCGGGCCGAGGCCACCGGGTCGCCCTCACTGATCTGCGTCGAGACCGACCCCACCGAAATGCCTCCGTTCCGTCCCTTCCAGCAGCACGCCATGGCCGTCGGAAAGAGCCGGCCCATCAACCAAGGAGTCGTACCAGGATGA
- a CDS encoding phosphopantetheine-binding protein, whose protein sequence is MITVESVCALIAKKLGNKASGLTLGADTAFDSVGLSSLQIADIVYTVEDDAEIELDPSQAANVKTVGDLVKLVESTQTAAAA, encoded by the coding sequence GTGATCACCGTTGAATCCGTATGCGCCCTCATAGCGAAGAAGCTCGGCAACAAGGCGTCGGGCCTCACGCTCGGCGCCGACACGGCCTTCGACTCGGTGGGCCTGTCCAGCCTGCAGATCGCCGACATCGTCTACACCGTCGAGGACGACGCGGAGATCGAGCTCGACCCGAGCCAGGCGGCGAACGTGAAGACCGTCGGCGACCTGGTCAAGCTGGTCGAGTCCACCCAGACCGCGGCCGCCGCATGA
- a CDS encoding SAM-dependent methyltransferase encodes MSTAAYQGATAEAIRHHYDVSNDFYGLWLDGSLTYTCALWDESGAELAGIQGDLEAAQARKLDYLIEGARAAGAGRVLDVGCGWGSLLKRLTGIYGVRHATGLTLSDSQAELVRASGIARTEIRVENWLDHEPTEGYDAIISIGAFEHFAKTGLTRAERIAAYREFFERCYEWLPSHGRIALQTNIKGNNTVMDKATVRELMFIIETIFPESEIPALSEVVESSEKLFDVVSLRNDPDHYSRTCGEWLRRLQENREAAVRISGEENVVNYENYLGASVRHFKNRHLGLARIILEKGR; translated from the coding sequence ATGAGCACCGCCGCCTACCAGGGCGCCACGGCCGAGGCGATCAGGCACCACTACGACGTCTCCAACGACTTCTACGGCCTGTGGCTGGACGGTTCGCTCACCTACACCTGCGCCCTGTGGGACGAGTCGGGCGCCGAACTCGCGGGTATTCAGGGCGACTTGGAGGCGGCGCAGGCCCGCAAGCTGGACTACCTCATCGAGGGGGCCAGGGCGGCGGGCGCCGGCCGCGTCCTGGACGTGGGCTGCGGCTGGGGAAGCCTCCTCAAGCGCCTCACCGGGATCTACGGCGTGCGGCACGCGACGGGCCTCACCCTCAGCGACAGCCAGGCCGAACTGGTCAGGGCGTCCGGGATCGCGCGCACCGAGATCCGGGTGGAGAACTGGCTGGACCACGAGCCGACGGAGGGCTACGACGCGATCATCTCGATCGGGGCGTTCGAGCACTTCGCCAAGACCGGCCTGACGAGGGCCGAACGGATCGCGGCCTACCGCGAGTTCTTCGAGCGCTGCTACGAGTGGCTGCCCTCACACGGGCGCATTGCCCTGCAGACCAACATCAAGGGCAACAACACCGTGATGGACAAGGCCACCGTGCGTGAGCTCATGTTCATCATCGAGACCATTTTCCCGGAGTCGGAGATCCCGGCGCTCTCCGAAGTCGTCGAATCCAGCGAAAAGCTCTTCGACGTGGTTTCCCTGCGCAATGACCCGGACCACTACAGCCGCACCTGCGGGGAATGGCTGAGGCGGCTCCAGGAGAACAGGGAAGCGGCCGTACGCATCTCCGGCGAGGAGAACGTCGTCAATTACGAGAACTATCTCGGCGCGAGCGTGCGGCACTTCAAGAACCGCCACCTCGGCCTCGCGAGGATCATTCTCGAAAAGGGGCGTTGA
- a CDS encoding FAD-dependent oxidoreductase gives MSTRKNVVYWHETESVTPEPPLRDDVDCDVAIVGGGYTGLWAAHFLKEAEPALDIRIVEAKYSGYGASGRADGFVTPTIGKDIQALVEEFGTRRALEASQAVGRSILEIGRFTRRNKIDAEYEANDYLMVATDEAQLRRLRADRELATTIAGREQPELLSGGQARELIGSPAILGAMRTGGALINPFRLARGVARVVKERGVTVYENTPVLRVDPGVRPTVVTPGGRITADKVIIAANAHQFTFEKFRNKTVPIWSYAMVSEPLTDEQLGRIAWEGREGLVEAKTFLTCARFTADNRLMWAGGPALYFYGRDMRRRRMNETRAYRELHKEFGRFFPMWRDVKFTYLYGGTVDVTRDYAPHFGSLPGGNVFYGYGFNGNGIAATHTGGKVLRDLVLGKDSEYSRLLYVDDKHRKQRDFPPEPFLYVGARATTRLMEWKESRA, from the coding sequence GTGAGCACGCGCAAGAACGTCGTCTACTGGCACGAGACGGAGTCCGTCACGCCCGAACCCCCGCTGCGGGACGACGTCGACTGTGACGTCGCCATCGTCGGCGGCGGCTACACCGGCCTCTGGGCCGCCCACTTCCTCAAGGAGGCCGAGCCCGCGCTCGACATCCGCATCGTCGAGGCCAAGTACTCGGGATACGGCGCTTCGGGCCGTGCGGACGGCTTCGTCACACCGACCATCGGCAAGGACATCCAGGCCCTGGTCGAGGAGTTCGGCACCCGCCGCGCCCTGGAGGCCTCGCAGGCCGTCGGGCGTTCCATCCTGGAGATCGGCCGCTTCACGCGCCGCAACAAGATCGACGCGGAGTACGAGGCCAACGACTACCTGATGGTCGCCACCGACGAGGCCCAGCTGCGCCGCCTGCGCGCGGACCGGGAGCTCGCCACCACCATCGCGGGCCGCGAGCAGCCCGAGCTCCTCTCGGGCGGCCAGGCAAGGGAGTTGATCGGCTCGCCCGCGATCCTGGGCGCCATGCGCACGGGCGGCGCCCTGATCAACCCCTTCCGCCTCGCCCGCGGTGTGGCCCGGGTCGTCAAGGAGCGCGGGGTGACCGTCTACGAGAACACCCCGGTCCTGCGCGTCGACCCCGGAGTGCGGCCCACGGTCGTCACCCCCGGCGGCCGGATCACCGCCGACAAGGTGATCATCGCGGCCAACGCGCACCAGTTCACCTTCGAGAAGTTCCGCAACAAGACCGTGCCCATCTGGAGCTACGCGATGGTGAGCGAACCGCTCACCGACGAGCAGCTCGGCCGGATCGCCTGGGAGGGCCGCGAGGGTCTCGTCGAGGCGAAGACCTTCCTGACCTGCGCGCGGTTCACCGCGGACAACCGCCTGATGTGGGCGGGCGGTCCGGCCCTCTACTTCTACGGCCGCGACATGCGCCGACGCCGCATGAACGAGACGCGGGCCTACCGCGAACTGCACAAGGAGTTCGGGCGGTTCTTCCCCATGTGGAGGGACGTCAAGTTCACCTACCTCTACGGCGGCACCGTCGACGTCACCCGTGACTACGCCCCGCACTTCGGGTCCCTGCCCGGCGGAAACGTCTTCTACGGCTACGGCTTCAACGGCAACGGCATCGCGGCCACGCACACCGGCGGCAAGGTCCTGCGCGACCTCGTCCTCGGCAAGGACTCCGAGTACTCGCGGCTCCTCTACGTGGACGACAAGCACCGCAAGCAGCGGGACTTCCCGCCCGAGCCGTTCCTCTACGTCGGCGCCCGCGCCACCACACGCCTCATGGAGTGGAAGGAGTCCCGCGCATGA
- a CDS encoding SDR family oxidoreductase — MSERRTVLLTGASGVVGRAILQEMPGRPIRLISMARPGGVALPAGTEHVLDADLAEPRFGLDEDSYRALVRDVDTVIHSAGLTEWGLPDERYKPVNVDGTRRVIEFAELSGATVHFMSTAFVAALSANAPYKLSDTNVTTNYVRSKLRSEQLLRDSGLPHTVFRPTNLIGDSRTGWTSRGQIVQLMSDWICRGRAPFIPVHEGNRIDIVPQDLLAKAVLAAVELGDTSGEFWVTYGDEAMDMEAAIDVCAKHAAGLGRTLTPPPVTDPDALDPEELRRLPPLARSYLSVLRDVSEVTRCGGGVLPTSMPELRERYQVPFVHDTDAYQRTLEYASAHLS; from the coding sequence ATGAGCGAGCGACGCACCGTACTGCTCACCGGCGCGTCCGGCGTCGTGGGCCGCGCCATCCTCCAGGAGATGCCGGGCCGGCCGATCCGGCTCATCTCCATGGCGAGGCCCGGCGGCGTGGCCCTGCCGGCCGGGACCGAGCACGTGCTCGACGCCGACCTGGCCGAGCCGCGCTTCGGCCTCGACGAGGACAGCTACCGCGCGCTGGTCCGGGACGTGGACACCGTCATCCACTCCGCGGGCCTCACCGAGTGGGGGCTGCCCGACGAGCGCTACAAGCCGGTGAACGTGGACGGCACCCGCAGAGTCATCGAGTTCGCCGAACTCTCCGGCGCCACCGTGCACTTCATGAGCACGGCGTTCGTGGCCGCGCTCTCGGCGAACGCCCCGTACAAGCTCAGCGACACGAACGTCACCACCAACTACGTGCGCTCCAAGCTGCGTTCGGAGCAGCTGCTGCGTGACAGCGGACTTCCGCACACCGTGTTCCGGCCGACCAACCTGATCGGCGACTCGCGGACGGGCTGGACCTCGCGCGGCCAGATCGTGCAGCTGATGTCCGACTGGATCTGCCGCGGCCGTGCGCCGTTCATCCCGGTGCACGAGGGCAACCGCATCGACATCGTGCCCCAGGACCTGCTCGCCAAGGCGGTGCTCGCGGCCGTCGAACTCGGGGACACGAGCGGCGAGTTCTGGGTGACGTACGGCGACGAGGCCATGGACATGGAGGCCGCCATCGACGTGTGCGCCAAGCACGCGGCGGGCCTGGGCCGCACCCTCACCCCGCCGCCGGTCACCGACCCCGACGCCCTCGACCCCGAGGAGCTGCGCCGGCTGCCTCCGCTGGCGCGCTCGTACCTGTCCGTCCTGCGGGACGTCAGCGAGGTCACGCGCTGCGGCGGCGGAGTCCTGCCCACGTCGATGCCGGAACTGCGCGAGCGCTACCAGGTCCCCTTCGTCCACGACACGGACGCCTACCAGCGGACGCTCGAATACGCCTCCGCCCACCTCAGCTAA
- a CDS encoding SDR family NAD(P)-dependent oxidoreductase gives MNPVNEEWKPPRLDGTVAVVTGASRGVGRGIALALGSAGATVYVTGRSTRTEGRTEGLPGTVDDTADEVTARGGTGIAVRCDHRSTEDNQALTDRIRADHGKLDLLVNNAWAGYERSSDVRFDAPYWDQPMWRYELCEGSLRAQYDITRLLTPLMFEKGDGKTGLIVGIGFTDGDTYLGQAAYDVFKSANDRLSKAFAADLRKKKIAALSLHPGFVRTERVEAAWEALGDGPAAVVHSPEYVGRAINALAADPDVLSRSGQVLSTGDLADEYGFSDVDGRRLPAFRLEGRMSLATRMDRLNRVVAQAAAS, from the coding sequence GTGAACCCCGTGAACGAGGAGTGGAAGCCCCCGCGGCTCGACGGAACCGTCGCCGTGGTCACCGGCGCCAGCAGGGGCGTGGGCCGCGGGATAGCCCTCGCCCTCGGCAGCGCGGGCGCGACGGTGTACGTCACCGGGCGCAGCACCCGTACCGAGGGCCGCACCGAAGGCCTGCCCGGCACGGTCGACGACACCGCGGACGAGGTCACCGCCCGCGGCGGCACCGGCATCGCGGTGCGCTGCGACCACCGGTCGACCGAGGACAACCAGGCGCTCACGGACCGGATCCGGGCCGACCACGGCAAGCTGGACCTTCTGGTGAACAACGCCTGGGCGGGTTACGAGCGTTCGAGCGACGTGCGCTTCGACGCCCCGTACTGGGACCAGCCGATGTGGCGCTATGAACTGTGCGAGGGCTCGCTGCGCGCCCAGTACGACATCACACGCCTTCTCACCCCGCTGATGTTCGAGAAGGGCGACGGGAAGACCGGGCTGATCGTCGGCATCGGCTTCACCGACGGCGACACCTACCTCGGCCAGGCGGCGTACGACGTCTTCAAGTCCGCCAACGACCGGCTCAGCAAGGCGTTCGCGGCCGACCTGCGCAAGAAGAAGATCGCCGCGCTCTCCCTGCACCCGGGCTTCGTCCGCACCGAGCGGGTCGAGGCGGCCTGGGAAGCCCTCGGCGACGGTCCCGCCGCGGTCGTCCACTCGCCCGAGTACGTGGGCCGCGCGATCAACGCGCTCGCCGCCGACCCCGACGTGCTCAGCCGCTCGGGCCAGGTGCTCTCCACCGGCGACCTGGCCGACGAGTACGGCTTCAGCGACGTCGACGGCAGGCGCCTGCCCGCCTTCCGCCTGGAGGGCCGGATGAGCCTGGCCACCCGCATGGACCGCCTCAACCGGGTCGTCGCGCAGGCCGCGGCCTCCTGA
- a CDS encoding MFS transporter: protein MGRGTASSTAAAESGDAATKAAGLALAVTCGAQFMVIIDDTVVAMALPTIRTTLDFDRASLAWVIDAYMLLFGGFLVLGGRCADLFGRRRVFLTGLGIFTAASLACGLANSPEMLIVSRGAQGFGAALLSPAALSILITVFTEAKERRKALGIWGGLTGISGVSGVLLGGVITDLVDWRWVFFINIPVGALLFALALKPALADREDGAPGKRPATDGMGAVLITGGLLLFVYTVISTNHRPWGSAATIAGLIGSVLLLVAFVIREQRAPEPLIRLGIFASRQISAANVIMLLAASGLYGIFFFLTQYMQNLLGWSPLRAGVSWAPFGITMAVFSGIAIQLLPRLGSRILCLIGLASATTGLGLLLNAPLKASYAADILPTLLLCAAGYGLAMVPLVVAAVSGVPKADSGAASGVLNTGQQIGGAVGLAVLATLASTRLDDEIAAGAAMPGALLTSFHTVFLVGTVLTGIAALLSLVLPALRTEFDPETTSGV from the coding sequence ATGGGCAGGGGAACCGCCTCGTCCACCGCGGCAGCCGAGAGCGGCGACGCGGCAACCAAGGCGGCAGGGCTCGCGCTCGCGGTGACCTGCGGCGCACAGTTCATGGTCATCATCGACGACACGGTCGTCGCCATGGCGCTGCCGACGATCCGCACCACCCTCGACTTCGACCGGGCCTCGCTGGCCTGGGTCATCGACGCCTACATGCTGCTGTTCGGCGGCTTCCTGGTGCTCGGCGGCCGCTGCGCCGACCTGTTCGGCAGACGCCGGGTGTTCCTCACCGGCCTCGGGATCTTCACGGCCGCCTCGCTCGCCTGTGGTCTCGCCAACTCTCCCGAGATGCTGATCGTGTCGCGCGGCGCCCAGGGCTTCGGTGCCGCGCTGCTCAGCCCGGCCGCGCTGTCCATCCTGATCACCGTCTTCACCGAGGCGAAGGAGCGCCGCAAGGCGCTGGGCATCTGGGGCGGCCTCACCGGGATCTCCGGAGTCTCCGGCGTACTGCTCGGCGGCGTCATCACCGATCTCGTCGACTGGCGCTGGGTGTTCTTCATCAACATCCCGGTCGGCGCCCTCCTCTTCGCCCTCGCCCTGAAGCCCGCGCTCGCCGACCGCGAGGACGGCGCCCCGGGCAAGCGGCCCGCGACGGACGGCATGGGAGCCGTCCTCATCACCGGCGGTCTGCTCCTGTTCGTCTACACCGTGATCAGCACCAACCACCGCCCCTGGGGCTCCGCCGCCACCATCGCCGGACTCATCGGCTCCGTCCTGCTCCTGGTGGCGTTCGTCATCAGGGAACAGCGCGCCCCCGAGCCGCTGATCCGCCTCGGGATCTTCGCCAGCCGGCAGATCTCCGCGGCCAACGTCATCATGCTGCTCGCCGCGTCGGGCCTGTACGGGATCTTCTTCTTCCTGACCCAGTACATGCAGAACCTCCTGGGCTGGTCCCCGCTGCGCGCCGGAGTGTCCTGGGCGCCCTTCGGCATCACCATGGCGGTCTTCTCCGGCATCGCGATCCAGCTGCTGCCCAGGCTCGGCAGCCGCATCCTGTGCCTGATCGGCCTCGCCTCCGCCACCACCGGCCTCGGCCTGCTGCTCAACGCCCCGCTCAAGGCCTCGTACGCCGCCGACATCCTGCCCACCCTGCTGCTCTGCGCGGCCGGTTACGGCCTGGCCATGGTGCCCCTGGTGGTGGCGGCCGTCAGCGGGGTGCCGAAGGCGGACTCGGGCGCGGCCTCCGGGGTCCTCAACACCGGCCAGCAGATCGGCGGCGCCGTCGGGCTCGCGGTCCTCGCCACCCTGGCGAGCACCCGCCTGGACGACGAGATCGCCGCGGGTGCCGCCATGCCGGGCGCCCTCCTGACGAGCTTCCACACCGTGTTCCTCGTCGGGACGGTGCTCACCGGCATCGCCGCGCTCCTCTCGCTCGTTCTGCCCGCGCTCCGCACCGAATTCGACCCGGAGACCACCTCGGGTGTCTGA
- a CDS encoding acyl-CoA desaturase: MDGKEHRWYMLTASLVPLFALGAAMVLAWNHIFGWTDVLVTVVMYVISGIGISTGYHRMLTHRSFETYKPIRVALATAGVLAGQGPPIIWAAHHRKHHRVADKEGDPHSPHLGFEPGFKGAMAGMWHAHLGWLFDEDLSSDPIRYCPDLVREKPLRWLSENFVAVVAAGVVLPGLLAFAITGGSVQALFTGMLWGGLVRIFLINHMTYAVNSIGHYFGRRRFTTTDHSRNVAWLALPSFGEAWHNNHHAFPRSARHGMKWYEVDLSAIFIWSLEKTRLAWKVIRIDTERMTMREAGVSRVSGTKLSQEELLVSQQRIAPMADRSRGGSDLSLVDVE; the protein is encoded by the coding sequence ATGGACGGCAAGGAACACCGCTGGTACATGCTCACGGCCTCCCTGGTGCCACTGTTCGCACTCGGAGCCGCCATGGTGCTGGCCTGGAACCACATATTCGGCTGGACGGACGTCCTGGTCACGGTCGTCATGTACGTGATCTCCGGCATCGGCATATCCACCGGCTACCACCGCATGCTGACCCACCGCTCCTTCGAGACGTACAAGCCGATCCGCGTAGCCCTCGCCACGGCCGGGGTGCTCGCGGGACAGGGCCCGCCGATCATCTGGGCCGCCCACCACCGCAAGCACCACCGCGTCGCCGACAAGGAAGGCGACCCGCACAGCCCGCACCTGGGTTTCGAGCCCGGCTTCAAGGGCGCGATGGCCGGCATGTGGCACGCGCACCTGGGCTGGCTCTTCGACGAGGACCTCAGCTCCGACCCGATCCGCTACTGCCCCGACCTGGTGAGGGAGAAGCCGCTGCGCTGGCTCAGCGAGAACTTCGTGGCCGTCGTCGCCGCCGGTGTCGTCCTGCCCGGCCTGCTCGCGTTCGCCATCACGGGCGGCTCCGTCCAGGCGCTGTTCACGGGCATGCTCTGGGGCGGTCTCGTGCGGATCTTCCTCATCAACCACATGACGTACGCGGTGAACTCCATCGGCCACTACTTCGGCCGCCGCCGCTTCACCACCACCGACCACTCCCGCAACGTCGCCTGGCTGGCCCTGCCCTCCTTCGGCGAGGCCTGGCACAACAACCACCACGCGTTCCCGCGCTCCGCACGGCACGGCATGAAGTGGTACGAGGTCGACCTCTCCGCGATCTTCATCTGGAGCCTGGAGAAGACCCGCCTCGCCTGGAAGGTCATCCGGATCGACACCGAGCGGATGACGATGCGCGAGGCCGGCGTGAGCCGGGTCAGCGGCACCAAGCTCAGCCAGGAGGAACTCCTGGTCAGCCAGCAGCGGATCGCCCCCATGGCGGACCGTTCGCGCGGCGGATCCGATCTCTCCCTCGTGGATGTGGAGTGA
- a CDS encoding AMP-binding protein, producing the protein MATTGTGLWDLLLRDDSHGVLHHWQEDDGFGHTPWSEVVADAHGMAATLRAAGVRPGSRVATVLTNSAHTLRGLLAVWLAGGAVASFPLPARGQSPQEYGAQLSVLTERLGPTVLLIDQALAPLVPVELAAQLPVLNWTSLYGDHRIEPSPPGPEDTAFIQYSSGSTSLPKGCELSTRAIGTHLHMLHEMTGGRPGAETIVSWLPLSHDMGIFGTMLHAWAFDYDFVLSSPERFGMAPRTWFRDMSEYGATMTAGTNTALHLAARAQGRNILPEPLKLNVCVVGAERVDWETLDATVAAFGPSGLKATAFMPAYGMAEATLAVSCTPLGAVPVTRSFDGAALLDGRIVEVPEDAPGATRLVSNGPPLPGVTVTTKEPDRVSELRVDSPSLASGYLNDAERTAERFHDGILHTGDLGFVHDGEVYFVGRADDLISVGGRNVYTSEIESAVEAMGPVRKGCSALVDMAGGGVSKLVLLLEPKRSSADFALIADQAAAVAREKSGIALSECVFVERGHLPRTPSGKIQRFRCRALLGGEADQLQTIARVQLG; encoded by the coding sequence ATGGCAACCACCGGCACCGGACTCTGGGACCTCCTCCTGCGCGACGATTCCCACGGAGTCCTGCACCACTGGCAGGAGGACGACGGCTTCGGGCACACCCCCTGGAGCGAGGTCGTCGCCGACGCCCACGGCATGGCCGCGACCCTGCGCGCCGCGGGTGTGCGGCCCGGCAGCCGGGTCGCCACCGTCCTGACCAACTCGGCGCACACCCTGCGCGGACTCCTCGCCGTCTGGCTGGCCGGCGGGGCCGTCGCCTCCTTCCCGCTGCCCGCCCGCGGCCAGAGCCCGCAGGAGTACGGCGCCCAGCTGAGCGTGCTCACCGAGCGGCTCGGCCCCACGGTGCTCCTCATCGACCAGGCCCTGGCGCCGCTCGTCCCCGTGGAGCTCGCCGCACAGCTCCCGGTCCTCAACTGGACGTCCCTGTACGGTGATCACCGCATCGAGCCCTCCCCGCCGGGACCCGAGGACACCGCCTTCATCCAGTACTCCTCGGGGAGCACAAGCCTGCCCAAGGGCTGCGAGCTCAGCACCCGGGCCATCGGCACCCATCTGCACATGCTGCACGAGATGACGGGCGGGCGCCCCGGCGCCGAGACCATCGTTTCCTGGCTGCCGCTCTCGCACGACATGGGCATCTTCGGGACCATGCTGCACGCCTGGGCGTTCGACTACGACTTCGTCCTGTCGTCGCCCGAGCGGTTCGGCATGGCACCGCGCACCTGGTTCCGCGACATGTCCGAGTACGGCGCCACCATGACCGCGGGCACCAACACCGCCCTGCACCTGGCCGCCCGCGCGCAGGGCCGCAACATCCTGCCCGAGCCGCTCAAGCTGAACGTCTGCGTGGTCGGAGCCGAGCGGGTCGACTGGGAGACCCTGGACGCCACCGTCGCCGCGTTCGGCCCCTCCGGCCTGAAGGCCACGGCGTTCATGCCCGCGTACGGAATGGCGGAGGCGACCCTCGCGGTCTCCTGCACCCCGCTCGGCGCGGTCCCCGTCACCCGCAGCTTCGACGGGGCGGCGCTGCTCGACGGCCGGATCGTCGAGGTCCCCGAGGACGCGCCGGGCGCCACCCGGCTCGTCTCCAACGGGCCGCCGCTGCCCGGCGTCACGGTGACCACCAAGGAACCGGACCGCGTCTCCGAGCTGCGCGTCGACTCGCCGAGCCTGGCCAGTGGCTACCTCAACGACGCCGAGCGCACCGCCGAGCGCTTCCACGACGGCATCCTGCACACCGGTGACCTGGGCTTCGTCCACGACGGAGAGGTGTACTTCGTCGGCAGGGCCGACGACCTGATCTCGGTGGGCGGACGCAACGTCTACACCAGCGAGATCGAATCGGCGGTCGAGGCGATGGGCCCGGTCCGCAAGGGCTGCTCGGCGCTCGTCGACATGGCCGGCGGCGGCGTCTCCAAGCTGGTCCTTCTCCTCGAACCCAAGCGCAGCAGCGCCGACTTCGCGCTCATCGCCGACCAGGCCGCCGCCGTGGCCAGGGAGAAGTCGGGCATCGCGCTCTCCGAGTGCGTCTTCGTGGAGCGCGGCCATCTGCCGAGGACACCCAGCGGCAAGATCCAGCGCTTCCGCTGCCGGGCCCTGCTCGGCGGCGAGGCCGACCAGCTGCAGACCATCGCCCGGGTCCAACTGGGCTGA